cGTCcgtgagagggaaacatgcaaCAGCCGGGTAACCGGGCTGGGCAGGTagaccgctccaggccaagcacatctCGTCAGCTGccccagtgcaggcacaagacatgctctgcCGCCCCACCCACCTGACCACCAACCGCAGCCCTGCGCCCGGCCAGGGgcaagagccacagaaggaagcattggaggaaaGCCACCACAGCACGCAAAGGaccgggcaccccgccaaccccacacccaaacccCGGAGGAGCTCCAGGATGCCAAAACCCACCCTCCCACAAGGCACACCCTACCGCATCAAGCAagctggccagcccctccatcaaagTGAAGCCACATCTCAACCAACACTGCAAACCGCCTGGCCAAGACCTCCTCGCTGGAGCCTGACACCTCCCCAACAAACGGACCGGGCACCGAACCCAGGGGCCAAGATCTAAGACAATCCAAACAATCCCGAGAGGGTCTAAAGAGCCAGCCCTAAAGAGCCAGCCCTAGCAGCAGACAACCCCCAAGACCGGAACATCAACCCTAGCCCAGATTCCGACCAGAAAGCCCACTTCCTCTCCCGGATTCCGACCCCAGACGGTAAACAGCAAACGAGGGTgggaaaagaccccaagcctacctccGAGTGTCTGAGTGTcttaagttgtacaataaaattgaggcacaggctgccatgggaccaCAAAGATGGAAATCCCTTGCGGCACCCAATGACGCACCAgcaccccaaggccctacatgagtggtagtgtgatggagtgGGCAGAGGGAGGTGTTCGGGGATGGAGAGGGAAGACTGGGGGGCAAAATGTTCTCCCAGGGAGCCAGTTCcccggctgaccccaataggcaccccTGTTTGCCGAGTTCCAACAAGGGACggaggcataggcacatccATCGGGCAAAAGGCTAGGGACAGGTACCGATCCTCGAGAACTGACCGAAAACCAGGACcaacacccccacccccccagaACCATCCAAATCCTCAAGCCCCGATCCCCAGCCCCGACAGCCCATTCCCCGCCCGAAGGAGCCACTGCTCCCCAAAAAAAGGAGCCAGCCAGAAGCGTGCGCAGCTTCGACCAAGAGTGCAGCCCCACCACAGAAAAGAGAGCAGACCAGACAGCCCAGCGCAACCAGAATACGCCATACAAAGTAGGGCACATGACCAACATTCCTAAACTCCCCCAAACCACGGGGCAGAGACAACAGAGCGCCCAGTCCCCGATGCCTGGCACCAGACCCCAGCCACAACCAGGTAagcagggcaacaaaacacGTCCCACACCAACACCGAGGCCGCCAACAGGAAACACCCGACCCAAAATGGCAAGCTCACTCAAATGCAAGCTCCGGACTAGCATAGGCATATGCAAGCCCTACGGACAATCGAGCCGACCCCCACTGGAACAGCCAGGCAGTCAAGCAGACCCCACGATGCACCACCCCGCCCATCACCGTGCCCGTGCTCTATTCTGCTCAGGTGGCCTCCTGTACCCTGGGTCTCACCGGGACAACCTCCGAGCcatccgcctgaactctgtctCTGCTTGGGACGACCTCCGAGCCGTCCGTCTGAACTCTGTCTCTGCTTGGGACAACCTCcaggtcgcccgcctgaactctgggttTCGCACGGGTCAACCTTCCAGTTGCCCACctgaactttgttttgtttctggccctggTTTTGTTCGGgtagttttttatttctagCCCTGTTTTGGGTGCTTTTTTGTGTTGCCTCTTGCCCTCCGCCCAAAGCCCCCTCTGGCCACCCTGGTcggatgttttgttttgtttttctggaccCTGTGGGTGTCTGGAATCCACCCTTAAAGAGGGGGGGGGCTATGTCGTATCCAGCCAGTGTCTGTGTttttaagtttgtgtttttgttttttttacccggTCTGGTCCTTGTTTCCTACTGTTTACCGCAGCCTACTTTGCACCTGTTTCTTGTGTCTCCTAGTTGCCTGGTCTTGTTTTTCATTGGCTCTGGTTTCCCTGCCAGGTCCGTGAGTGAGAACAATAAATATCGGACTGACCTTTATTCATCTGATTCCTGGCGTctccttctctgcactttggtcctacccaCAAACCACATATCATGACAGTCAGAGGGGCAAAGAAAGTATTATTATGGCATTGTATGGCAGCTAACCAGCTTGTAATTTTGAATTTCCAACTTCAGAGCAGAAATTGAATGCACCATCATCCTAAGCTTCAGTCTGCATAGAAGTATCAAAAAACAAGTAttcaaagattaaaaaaagcagaatcaattgaaaatgaaatgaaattggTTTACGAAACGCAGCCAAATAGTTAATTTTTATCCTTGAAGTGTTAATTGAAGTGAGATGTTTCTGCACTTAATAATCTTATCAGTCCTGATAAACTACACATGCTATTACACCTTTAACCCTCCACATACAAGCCCTTCATGACAGGATCAATTCATCTTCAGATAGAGGATTCATAAAGCTGTTGTAAAACCATATCACTTAAGAAGAGTTTTTTCCACATAATTTCTACATAATTCTGCATTGAGGTTTCCAAGAGAAGAAAGAGATGAGATATTAGATGGCATCTGATCAAGTTCTCATTTGTGGAGCGACAAGCTGGAGTCTGTAACCTCGATAAAAACTAAGAACTTTTCATTAAACAGAGTTGTGCAGCTCAGAGATTTAACACACAAAACAGATgtcataaatattttatcaaggcAGCCTCACACACTCTGATAAAGAAGCTTCAGCAGACTGAAGCACAGGCGTCTTATCTTCAAGTGATTCAGAAAGAGAGCTTGAAGCAAGGACTATTATGGAACCCTTACGCAAACACAAACTTGAACCTCCATCTAAGTAAATGGAATATGCTTTCTTTCCTAAAGGAAAGTTTCTGAAAACAACCTCTCTACTCAAAGCAGCCTAAAGTGCACTAAAGAAACAAGCTCATGCCTGTTGACATCTGTGTTAGAGCTTCTCTCCATTTTCCCTCCCATTCCAGTCCATTAGAGTAAAAGCAGGCGGCGGTTTGCTGGGAGGAAATGGAAATAGAATCTCctacagttttatttctaaGAAGACATCAGTCTAATGCAACACTAGcaaaacaaactgttagaatttaACCAATATTTCTTAGTAGAAATTACATACgtttaaaagctaaaaaaacacattcaaataAATGTCCTTAGCCCATACAATTTGTTATATTCAAAGAATTTTTTTAGATCACACGAATGAATTTAATCAgtcaaaataaatcattcagGTTTAACTGTGGTTTTTATTGACTTAAACTTTAGCCACAACAGGTAATATTTTGTTAGCCTCATAACAGTTGCCTAAGTCATATTTTGGCTTACATGACTTAGGTAATTATGCTATAAGGTTAACTATTTGATAGTCATGTTTTATGAATTGAAATCAGACCTCAATCCCTTGTATCACAGGAGAAACCTCTGCTGGGTGCTCCTGGGCAGCAGAATCATCACAAGAAAAGACTTTCACTATTTTCCTCATGAAATTATCTGGTTTGTCTTTCATGTTAAAACAAAACGCAAAAAGAAGAGCTGGTTTGTGATGAAAGCATAAAATGTTGCTGAATTATTAATAAGCAATCTATTCTTACAAGGTGGCATGTAAACCATTTCCACAAAGGCAGCAGCTAAGAAGCTCAGCATGTTAGCAAGTTTAGCATTAGCACTGTGGCTGAACTAGCTAAAGCTGAATAGAAACGTAAATTCTTGCTACAAAACACAGAAACCTTCTTCGCCACAATTCTTCTGGCAGTTCTTAACCTGTCtgaagttaaaatatttattgataatACAACCCATATAGCTAACCATATCAGCCTTAGCGATCTCTGCTAGACACTACACACCTCAAATGAGAATAACTGTTAACTGGACCTGAGCCACTGCCAGACCAAATAAGTGCCCCAGCAATTATTTTCTATGCCCCAACAAAATTCCTAATCAAATTTCAGCAGAATGTTGCCACCGTTAAACACTAAAGATCCACTAAAAAAGATTACAAAAAAATGcatggaaggaaaatataaaggaaaaagaaaagacacagaAATGTGGATAGTACTTTTTGTACAGATGAGCTTGCATATTGCTGGTATTTTTCACAATGCATTTTCTGCAATAAGCTCCAAATCTTTGAGGTTGCCCTGCCATCATCCTAATCTTTAGGATGAATCTCCACAGATTCTCCTTCAAGTTCAAGTAGAGTCTGGTTGAAagtaaatttagttttattaacaaaattgtATTATcccttaaaatgcattttttacagTGCAGAGGGACATGTTCCCTATTAACAAAGTGTTGATGTTGTGAAGCCTTGTCGCAGAATAATATCTTGTTGTTTTAAAGTGGTCACTATGCAGCAAAGGAAGCATGAACTTTATGCCGCATATACACACTTCCAGTGTCCTGAAGCAATTATCAGGCGGACCATGTCCTTTGGTCCACATGGACCCACACAATCATACACacacttaaaaacacacacccAGAAACAAAGTGTATATAAAGGGCTGGGCCCTTGAACTCTCTCCCTTAGTTGGAAAAAAAGGATCCATAAGGCAGGCTGCTTCCTCCTCTcacacactgctgaaaaaatgcCTGCAGACTACAATGGACGCTGGGAGATGGTGAGCAATGAGAACTTCGGTGATGTCATGAAGGCTCTCGGTAAGTTCCATTCTGATGTTACACATTTAAATTtacaagagaaacagaaaaaactgtCTGTTGTTCAAATCAGAGTTCTATAGTAAAATACTCAGTCAAGAAGAAGGGAAAATCTGAGTAGAAAATGCTACATTAGTGTGACAGAGAGAACAAGAATTTTAATATGGGAAGGGAGGAAAAAGAAGATTGATGTGCCCCTGCTTCATTTCCTCATTGAGCTACTGTCAAGCAGAGTTAACCTCCACTCTATGAGCAGTTGCTGTCTGTTGCCGAGCCAAATAAATATTGATTCAGTCCCTTCTGCATTTTCATCCTTCCCATTCCTCAGAAATGAAAGACAGATTCCGACCCTGGATCAAGCGACGGGGGTCGGCTCTCCTCCTTCTGGCTCGTCATTGATCAGCCCCAGAAACACTTTCATTATTCACGACAACTCTATCTGCAATtcataaaaaacaagctccagtGCAGTTGGCTCAGTCAAGAAATCCGGGGTAATCCTCGGCTCCTCAGATGCATTTCCATGGAGTGAATGAGAAAATGAGATCCTTATGGAAATGGGTCAAAAACTATCAGTCAGACGGGTAAATATGGGGCTCCATCTGTAAGAGTGTTGGAAAGAAATTGAATTTCCACTTTTGGGCAAATAGGATATGAATATCTAAAACGACCAGGATGAGTGGTTCACTTTGGCAGAGCCTAATGGTAAAAGGGGTCAAATAAGGTCATTTAGATCTATTCACACTGGGTACAAGGTTACTTCGGAGGACGTATGGTCACgtatgttttttgtaaaagccATCAGCATCCCAAATCAGAAGGAGAAAAATCTTCACATCTTAACATTAAGATACATTAGTCTGTGTTTTCTGACGACATCTGTGAAACCTCTCTCCATAAAAACAGACATCGACTTTGCCACCAGAAAGATCGCTGCCCACTTGCACCAGACGAAAGTGATTGTGCAGAATGGTGACAAGTTTGAAACCAAGACCCTGAGTACCTTCAGAAACTACGAGGTCAACTACACTGTGGGGGAGGAGTTTGACGAGTACACAAAGGGCCTGGACAACAGGAACGTAAAGGTGGGAGAACTAAAAGGTCAACGAAGGTGAATGGGTTGGAGGACTTTAATGTGTTGGACCGTGCTTTAATAACTCTGTTGTGATATGTCAGTCCCTGGTTACCTGGGATGGGGACAAGCTGGTCTGTGTCCAGAAGGGGGAGAAAGCAAATCGCGGCTGGAAGCACTGGATCGAGGGA
This genomic window from Girardinichthys multiradiatus isolate DD_20200921_A chromosome 18, DD_fGirMul_XY1, whole genome shotgun sequence contains:
- the LOC124884360 gene encoding retinol-binding protein 2-like, whose product is MPADYNGRWEMVSNENFGDVMKALDIDFATRKIAAHLHQTKVIVQNGDKFETKTLSTFRNYEVNYTVGEEFDEYTKGLDNRNVKSLVTWDGDKLVCVQKGEKANRGWKHWIEGDLLHLEISVLDKVCHQVFKKKV